A single window of Agromyces aureus DNA harbors:
- the tatA gene encoding twin-arginine translocase TatA/TatE family subunit — protein MLANLNGWHAAIIIAVILLLFGAPKIPMLARSLGQSMRIFKTEVRDQGDVPRDSAEAPAAPVSPATTPASATAAPAPAASAPGAVPPIAVPPTSV, from the coding sequence ATGCTCGCGAATCTCAACGGTTGGCACGCGGCGATCATCATCGCCGTGATTCTCCTGCTCTTCGGCGCGCCGAAGATCCCGATGCTGGCACGCAGCCTCGGCCAGTCGATGCGGATCTTCAAGACCGAGGTCCGAGATCAGGGCGACGTGCCGCGCGACAGCGCCGAGGCCCCGGCGGCGCCGGTCTCACCGGCGACGACCCCCGCATCGGCGACCGCCGCACCGGCACCGGCCGCATCCGCACCCGGCGCGGTCCCGCCGATCGCCGTTCCGCCGACCTCCGTATAA
- a CDS encoding carbohydrate ABC transporter permease, translated as MTALDSARPRMKPGRLSEVGFVSLLLLPGLALLLCVVLYPLLRSLASAFFNESLLYPGVTWAGFDNITAVLADGFGDLLWQTLIFTVGATIFPFIIGLALALALNERFRGSRMLRGAFLVPWLLPGVVVSFLWMWIFDANYGVLNGLLLQAGTIDSPIAWLFQTDTARGALIIAKTWNSFPWIMVMLLAALQSVPGELHEAAAMDGAGPIRRFFAVTWPHISGVAGLVILLEFIWNFQHFDTIFVLTGGGPAGTTSTFATEVYDTAFKGYDLGHAGALGLLWMGLLMILVVVYVRFSERGEKH; from the coding sequence ATGACCGCGCTCGACTCCGCTCGTCCACGCATGAAGCCCGGCCGACTCTCCGAAGTGGGCTTCGTCTCCCTGCTGCTCCTGCCCGGCCTCGCGCTGCTGCTCTGCGTGGTCCTGTACCCGTTGCTGCGCTCGCTCGCCTCCGCGTTCTTCAACGAGAGCCTTCTGTACCCCGGCGTCACCTGGGCCGGCTTCGACAACATCACCGCCGTGCTCGCCGACGGGTTCGGCGACCTGCTCTGGCAGACGCTCATCTTCACCGTGGGCGCAACGATCTTCCCGTTCATCATCGGGCTCGCCCTCGCCCTCGCGCTCAACGAGCGCTTCCGTGGATCGCGGATGCTGCGCGGCGCGTTCCTCGTGCCGTGGCTGCTGCCCGGCGTGGTCGTGTCGTTCCTCTGGATGTGGATCTTCGACGCGAACTACGGCGTGCTGAACGGTCTGCTCCTCCAGGCCGGCACGATCGACAGTCCGATCGCGTGGTTGTTCCAGACCGACACCGCTCGCGGGGCGCTCATCATCGCCAAGACGTGGAATTCGTTCCCCTGGATCATGGTCATGCTGCTCGCGGCGCTCCAGTCGGTGCCGGGCGAACTCCACGAGGCGGCGGCGATGGACGGCGCCGGCCCGATCCGGCGCTTCTTCGCCGTGACGTGGCCGCACATCAGCGGGGTCGCCGGGCTCGTCATCCTGCTCGAGTTCATCTGGAACTTCCAGCACTTCGACACGATCTTCGTGCTGACCGGCGGCGGTCCGGCCGGCACGACCTCGACCTTCGCCACCGAGGTCTACGACACGGCGTTCAAGGGCTACGACCTCGGGCACGCCGGCGCGCTCGGCCTGCTCTGGATGGGGCTGCTCATGATCCTCGTGGTCGTCTACGTGCGCTTCTCGGAGCGCGGAGAGAAGCACTGA
- a CDS encoding IclR family transcriptional regulator, whose product MPSERGNNQSVEKAVAVLNVFAGGQPQRVSDVAKATQLGQSTASRLLSTLESVALVERDPLSGLYRLGPDIIALGSVALNQNALYRGARQTLQNLAADLGLGANIAIRRDDSVMYLANFDGASAPRNHTIAGRRDPLHATSMGKCLLIGVPESERAELLGELLPYTARTITDPVELDAEVARATVRGYAVDVDEFALGRASVATPVRDTSGVVIAAISISGPATAIRLEERETALAAMLIEAADRIGSGIGYVAVPA is encoded by the coding sequence ATGCCTTCGGAACGTGGAAACAATCAAAGTGTCGAGAAGGCCGTCGCGGTGCTCAACGTCTTCGCCGGCGGTCAGCCGCAGCGAGTCTCGGATGTCGCGAAGGCCACCCAGCTCGGCCAGTCGACCGCGTCCCGGCTCCTCAGCACGCTCGAGTCGGTCGCCCTCGTCGAGCGCGATCCACTGAGCGGGCTCTACCGTCTCGGTCCCGACATCATCGCGCTCGGGAGCGTCGCGTTGAACCAGAACGCGCTCTACCGGGGTGCACGGCAGACGTTGCAGAACCTCGCGGCCGATCTCGGGCTCGGCGCGAACATCGCGATCCGCCGGGACGACAGCGTCATGTACCTGGCGAACTTCGACGGCGCGAGTGCACCGCGCAATCACACCATCGCCGGACGCCGCGACCCGTTGCACGCCACGAGCATGGGCAAGTGCCTGCTCATCGGCGTGCCCGAGTCGGAGCGCGCCGAGCTCCTCGGCGAACTCCTGCCCTACACCGCCAGGACGATCACCGATCCGGTCGAGCTCGACGCCGAGGTGGCGCGGGCGACCGTGCGTGGGTATGCCGTCGACGTCGATGAGTTCGCGCTCGGCCGCGCCAGCGTGGCCACCCCCGTGCGGGACACGTCCGGCGTCGTGATCGCCGCCATCTCGATCTCGGGCCCCGCCACGGCGATCAGGCTGGAGGAACGTGAGACCGCGCTGGCCGCGATGCTCATCGAGGCCGCCGACCGGATCGGATCCGGCATCGGGTACGTCGCCGTCCCGGCCTGA
- a CDS encoding aldo/keto reductase, producing the protein MTVADVGPPVDLRPLGRSGFSASGITLGTSSLGRDTRPGDDRDAAAIEFAAAMLHGPYALIDTSNEYAGGRSEAVLGAALARGGSSPGRAIVTKVDRDLSTGIFDRDRVWRSFEESCRRLGVDRLGIVHLHDPVTISFTEAMGSGGAVQGLAELREQGLVGAIGVAFGEVPLLRRYVATDAFDVVLSHNRYTLVDRTAAPLFEDAAERGMGVFNAAPFGGGLLARGSRSGAGYAYGDTTAELRAWVGRVEEICARHGVPLATVALQFSLRSPLVHSTIVGISSTARIVGLERVRLTGVPDECWDELERLPPAPSTIHDTE; encoded by the coding sequence ATGACGGTCGCCGACGTCGGCCCGCCGGTCGATCTCCGGCCACTGGGACGAAGCGGCTTCTCGGCGAGCGGCATCACGCTCGGGACGTCGAGCCTCGGTAGGGACACCCGTCCCGGCGACGACCGGGATGCGGCGGCGATCGAGTTCGCGGCCGCGATGCTGCACGGGCCGTACGCGCTCATCGACACCTCGAACGAGTACGCAGGCGGACGAAGCGAGGCGGTTCTCGGGGCCGCGCTCGCCAGAGGCGGGAGTTCGCCCGGCCGCGCCATCGTCACGAAGGTCGATCGCGACCTCAGCACTGGGATCTTCGACCGCGATCGAGTCTGGCGCTCCTTCGAGGAGAGCTGCCGGCGGCTCGGCGTGGATCGCCTCGGGATCGTGCACCTGCACGACCCGGTGACGATCTCGTTCACGGAAGCGATGGGATCCGGCGGTGCCGTGCAGGGACTTGCAGAGCTCAGGGAGCAGGGCCTCGTCGGAGCGATCGGCGTCGCCTTCGGAGAGGTTCCACTCCTGCGCCGCTACGTCGCCACTGACGCGTTCGATGTCGTGCTCTCCCATAATCGCTACACCCTCGTCGATCGCACGGCCGCTCCACTCTTCGAGGACGCAGCCGAGCGCGGAATGGGCGTGTTCAACGCCGCTCCGTTCGGGGGAGGGCTCCTGGCGCGCGGCTCGAGGAGCGGCGCCGGCTACGCGTACGGCGACACGACGGCCGAGCTCCGTGCCTGGGTGGGCCGGGTCGAGGAGATCTGCGCGCGGCACGGAGTGCCCTTGGCGACCGTCGCCCTGCAGTTCTCGCTGCGCTCGCCGCTCGTGCACTCGACGATCGTGGGCATCTCTTCGACGGCGCGCATCGTGGGCTTGGAGCGCGTCCGGCTCACCGGAGTACCCGACGAATGCTGGGATGAACTCGAGCGTCTGCCGCCGGCGCCCTCGACGATTCACGACACGGAGTAG